A genomic segment from Desulfovibrio sp. encodes:
- the glyS gene encoding glycine--tRNA ligase subunit beta: protein MATFVLEIGSEELPSRFLAPEENELSSRFNGALGEAGLEHGAVRVMSTPRRAVVIIEDLNPVQVEREEVVSGPPVRVAYDAEGKPTKALEGFVRTNACTLEDVFRVETDKGEYVAVRKRTGGAAAADLLTEICPAVITALSFQKRMRWGAHTMAYARPLRWILALLDDAVVPFTVGPMTSGRETCGHRIHGAGPFAVAHANDFLATLAGPCAITIDPAQRRSVIIDGGNAQAATAGGKVLWKDSLLDEVQGLAEHPVPLLADFDPAYLEVPREVLLTSMESHQKSFGIEAPNGDLLPHFLTVLNITPEDMGVVKRGWERVLRARLEDARFFWQADLRETFDHWLQKLDTVIFIGGLGSMGDKTRRLEALCRWLADSCAPKLADDAARAGRLSKADLVSGLVGEFDTLQGIMGGIYAGRKGESSAVADALGEQYLPAGPDSPLPKSLAGALLSMADKADTLAGCFGLGMIPTGAADPNGLRRCALGIIRIMLDFGLTIDVRQFFAMAQQLYGDRQWKLAPHEALDKLMEFFAARLRNYFMSQGQDTLLVDAALGAGAEDVKDCGARLAALAAFSQAKDYEAAVQTFKRVANILRKQGQAEDLSDHWDPSLLREDAEKALASTLEEMLPRLDALWAAHDHAAALACLSDVRPAVDAFFAGVMVMCDEADLRRNRLSMLHGLGARFARLADFSALQM from the coding sequence GTGGCGACCTTTGTGCTTGAAATCGGCAGCGAAGAGTTGCCTTCCCGTTTTTTGGCCCCGGAAGAAAACGAGCTTTCCTCTCGTTTTAACGGCGCTCTGGGTGAGGCCGGGCTTGAACATGGCGCTGTGCGCGTCATGAGCACGCCGCGCCGCGCCGTTGTTATTATTGAAGATCTCAACCCCGTGCAGGTGGAGAGGGAAGAAGTGGTTTCCGGCCCACCCGTGCGCGTGGCCTATGATGCCGAAGGCAAGCCCACCAAGGCCCTCGAAGGCTTTGTGCGCACCAATGCCTGCACGCTTGAAGACGTGTTTCGCGTAGAAACGGACAAGGGCGAATACGTGGCCGTGCGCAAACGCACCGGCGGAGCGGCTGCGGCTGACCTGCTGACAGAAATCTGCCCTGCGGTCATCACGGCTCTTTCGTTCCAGAAGCGCATGCGCTGGGGCGCTCACACCATGGCTTATGCACGTCCGCTGCGCTGGATTCTGGCTCTGCTCGACGATGCCGTAGTTCCCTTTACGGTGGGTCCCATGACCTCCGGGCGCGAAACCTGCGGGCACCGTATTCACGGTGCTGGCCCATTTGCGGTGGCTCATGCCAACGATTTTCTGGCAACCCTCGCCGGACCCTGCGCCATCACCATCGACCCGGCGCAACGCCGCAGCGTTATTATTGATGGCGGCAACGCCCAGGCTGCCACTGCTGGCGGTAAGGTGCTGTGGAAAGACAGCCTGCTGGACGAAGTGCAGGGGCTTGCGGAACATCCGGTGCCGCTGCTGGCCGATTTTGATCCTGCCTATCTTGAGGTTCCGCGCGAAGTGCTGCTCACCAGCATGGAGAGCCACCAGAAGAGCTTTGGCATTGAAGCGCCCAACGGCGATCTGCTGCCGCATTTTCTTACTGTGCTCAACATCACGCCCGAAGACATGGGCGTGGTCAAGCGCGGCTGGGAACGCGTGCTGCGCGCCCGCCTTGAAGATGCCCGCTTCTTCTGGCAGGCCGACCTGCGCGAGACTTTCGACCATTGGCTGCAAAAGCTTGATACGGTCATCTTTATCGGTGGTCTTGGCAGCATGGGCGACAAAACCCGTCGCCTCGAGGCCCTGTGCCGCTGGCTGGCTGACAGCTGCGCCCCCAAGCTTGCCGATGATGCAGCGCGTGCCGGTCGCCTTTCCAAGGCTGATCTTGTGAGCGGGCTGGTGGGCGAGTTTGATACCCTGCAGGGCATCATGGGCGGTATCTACGCTGGCCGCAAGGGCGAGAGCTCTGCCGTGGCTGATGCCCTGGGCGAACAGTATCTGCCCGCCGGGCCGGATTCTCCGCTGCCCAAATCGCTGGCTGGTGCGTTGCTTTCCATGGCTGACAAGGCAGATACCCTTGCGGGCTGCTTCGGCCTGGGCATGATTCCCACCGGTGCTGCCGACCCCAATGGTCTGCGTCGCTGCGCTCTGGGCATCATTCGCATCATGCTTGATTTTGGCCTTACCATCGACGTGCGGCAGTTCTTTGCCATGGCGCAGCAGCTGTACGGCGACCGCCAGTGGAAGCTGGCCCCGCATGAGGCTCTGGACAAGCTCATGGAATTTTTTGCCGCGCGTCTGCGCAACTACTTCATGAGCCAGGGCCAGGACACCCTGCTGGTGGACGCCGCCCTTGGTGCTGGCGCTGAAGACGTGAAGGACTGCGGTGCACGCCTTGCAGCTCTGGCGGCTTTCAGTCAGGCCAAGGATTACGAGGCAGCGGTGCAGACCTTCAAGCGCGTTGCCAATATTCTGCGCAAGCAGGGGCAGGCCGAAGATCTTTCTGACCATTGGGATCCCTCCCTGCTGCGTGAAGACGCGGAAAAAGCTCTTGCCAGCACGCTGGAAGAAATGCTGCCCCGCCTTGATGCCTTGTGGGCTGCCCACGACCATGCAGCCGCGCTGGCCTGCCTGAGCGACGTGCGGCCAGCTGTGGATGCCTTTTTTGCGGGCGTAATGGTCATGTGCGACGAAGCCGACCTGCGTCGCAACAGGCTGAGCATGTTGCACGGCCTTGGGGCACGGTTTGCGCGCCTGGCCGATTTTTCGGCCTTGCAGATGTAG
- the glyQ gene encoding glycine--tRNA ligase subunit alpha, with product MYFQDVILTLQNYWANQGCVIEQPSGVECGAGTFNPNTFLRVIGPEPWSVAYVEPSRRPTDGRYGENPNRLQRYFQFQVIMKPSPDNVQDLYLQSLNALGINPAQHDIRFVEDDWESPTLGAWGLGWEVWLNGMEVSQFTYFQQVGGIDLSPISVELTYGLERLTMYLQGVESVYDLAWNKNVTYGHIYHQNEVEQSRHNFEASNPEMLLRHFSDFEGQCKALLEQGLPWPAYDYCLKCSHTFNLLDARGAISITERTGYIGRVRALAAGVARLYAAQREELGYPMLKKDVR from the coding sequence ATGTATTTTCAGGATGTCATATTAACTTTGCAGAACTACTGGGCCAACCAGGGTTGCGTTATTGAACAGCCTTCGGGTGTGGAATGTGGGGCCGGTACGTTCAACCCCAACACGTTTTTGAGGGTTATTGGGCCGGAACCGTGGAGCGTGGCCTATGTGGAGCCCTCGCGCCGTCCTACCGATGGCCGCTACGGCGAAAATCCCAACCGCCTGCAACGGTATTTCCAGTTTCAGGTGATCATGAAGCCCTCGCCGGACAACGTGCAGGATCTGTATCTGCAAAGCCTCAACGCGCTGGGCATCAACCCTGCGCAGCACGACATCCGCTTTGTTGAAGACGACTGGGAATCGCCCACTCTGGGTGCCTGGGGTCTTGGCTGGGAAGTGTGGCTCAACGGTATGGAAGTGAGCCAGTTTACCTATTTCCAGCAGGTGGGCGGCATTGACCTTTCGCCCATCAGCGTGGAGCTGACCTACGGCCTCGAGCGCCTCACCATGTATCTGCAGGGTGTGGAATCTGTGTACGATCTGGCCTGGAATAAAAACGTCACCTACGGCCACATCTATCATCAGAATGAAGTGGAGCAGTCGCGCCACAACTTTGAGGCCAGCAATCCCGAAATGCTGCTGCGGCATTTCAGCGATTTTGAAGGACAGTGCAAGGCCCTGCTTGAGCAGGGGCTGCCTTGGCCCGCGTACGATTACTGCCTCAAGTGCTCTCATACCTTCAATCTTCTGGACGCCCGCGGAGCCATCTCCATCACCGAGCGCACCGGCTATATCGGCAGGGTGCGTGCCCTGGCGGCCGGTGTGGCGCGACTGTATGCGGCCCAGCGTGAAGAACTGGGCTATCCCATGCTCAAAAAGGATGTGAGGTAA
- a CDS encoding DNA repair protein RecO C-terminal domain-containing protein: MTEWADHALVLRIGHFRESDLWLKMLCRKHGLLTLFAFGGSRSRRRFCGCLDVLNSLHCRVKTSGRGGFLNLEEAVLLGGPQSLRRNWRRMGLAANCLRFVEALGVNDEGADEAFQLVEDLRKTLEEAENVPSLLPLFFRLRFAGVLGFAPDLGKCGMCGTEITGPAQFVVDEAQLRCPSCRAEAGPARYGVELGGGGLDLLRHVQQEFPSGWHAEELPAADRRACAKVIDGFVQYHLGLSWEGGYFRHV; the protein is encoded by the coding sequence ATGACCGAATGGGCAGATCACGCGTTGGTGCTGCGCATCGGGCACTTTCGCGAATCAGATCTGTGGCTGAAAATGCTTTGTCGCAAACACGGCCTGCTGACGTTGTTCGCCTTTGGCGGCAGCCGCAGCAGGCGTCGTTTTTGCGGCTGCCTCGATGTGCTCAACAGCCTGCACTGCCGGGTTAAAACATCGGGGCGCGGCGGTTTTCTCAATCTTGAGGAAGCCGTGCTGCTGGGCGGGCCGCAAAGCTTGCGGCGCAACTGGCGGCGCATGGGGCTGGCTGCCAACTGTCTGCGTTTTGTTGAGGCCCTTGGCGTAAACGACGAAGGCGCGGACGAGGCCTTTCAGTTGGTGGAGGATCTGCGCAAAACCCTTGAAGAAGCGGAAAACGTGCCTTCGTTGCTGCCGCTTTTTTTCAGACTGCGTTTTGCCGGGGTGCTGGGTTTTGCGCCCGACCTTGGCAAGTGCGGCATGTGCGGAACCGAGATAACAGGCCCTGCGCAGTTTGTGGTTGACGAAGCCCAGCTGCGTTGCCCCTCTTGCCGCGCCGAGGCGGGGCCAGCGCGTTACGGTGTGGAATTGGGCGGGGGCGGACTTGACCTTTTGCGCCATGTGCAGCAAGAATTTCCATCCGGCTGGCACGCCGAGGAACTGCCTGCGGCAGATCGGCGGGCCTGTGCCAAAGTAATCGACGGATTTGTGCAATATCACTTGGGCCTGTCGTGGGAAGGGGGATACTTTCGCCACGTTTGA
- a CDS encoding helix-turn-helix domain-containing protein codes for MTLVELGAALRVEREKRGLDMEDAANKLKISARLLRALEEGDEQSLPPLAYTKGFIRSYASYVGLSTEEVSEALGALEAAAEPAAPQNVYEPEMVLTPRRNLKPILAGVLMAGIVAAVFFAWQQGALDFLGRQTRRLAQPAPMQSAESVDPGNLAGHSAPAAAPAANQASGQASGQASGQSAASVAAKPAAPASAPAAQASAVAPAASQPASQTTGQPAQPAAGLPPVRGTAAPAPTATAPVTAPQAAPAQTGETQPGSQHKLIITATEECWIHSNADKTDTRQFSLRKGDTFALTFSKSLELKLGNAGGVRLRYDGEELPQPGQSGQVRNLTFPPADRQ; via the coding sequence ATGACCTTAGTGGAATTGGGCGCTGCTTTGCGCGTTGAGCGCGAAAAGCGGGGTCTGGATATGGAAGACGCGGCCAACAAGCTGAAAATCAGCGCCCGTCTTCTGCGCGCTTTGGAGGAAGGGGACGAGCAGTCCTTGCCCCCTCTGGCGTACACCAAGGGGTTTATCCGCTCATACGCTTCATACGTGGGCCTTTCGACAGAAGAAGTCAGCGAGGCGCTCGGCGCGCTTGAAGCTGCGGCAGAGCCTGCGGCTCCGCAAAATGTATACGAACCCGAAATGGTCCTTACTCCGCGCCGCAATCTCAAGCCCATACTGGCCGGCGTGCTGATGGCGGGCATTGTGGCAGCCGTGTTCTTTGCCTGGCAGCAGGGCGCCTTGGACTTTCTGGGCAGGCAGACGCGCCGTCTGGCGCAGCCTGCGCCCATGCAAAGTGCAGAATCTGTTGATCCCGGCAATCTGGCTGGCCATTCCGCTCCTGCTGCTGCACCTGCGGCAAACCAGGCGTCTGGCCAAGCATCTGGTCAAGCGTCTGGCCAGTCCGCAGCGTCCGTAGCCGCCAAGCCTGCAGCGCCCGCTTCGGCTCCGGCTGCTCAGGCCAGTGCGGTTGCACCTGCTGCCAGTCAGCCCGCCAGCCAGACCACTGGTCAGCCTGCGCAACCCGCAGCCGGTTTGCCCCCCGTGCGTGGCACTGCGGCACCCGCTCCGACTGCTACGGCACCGGTTACTGCTCCCCAGGCCGCTCCGGCTCAGACCGGCGAAACGCAGCCAGGCTCGCAGCACAAGCTCATCATCACGGCCACAGAAGAGTGCTGGATTCACTCCAATGCGGATAAAACCGATACCCGTCAGTTTTCGTTGCGCAAGGGCGACACCTTTGCCCTTACTTTCAGCAAGAGTCTGGAGCTGAAGCTTGGCAATGCTGGTGGCGTGCGCCTGCGCTATGATGGCGAAGAGCTGCCCCAGCCAGGGCAGAGCGGTCAGGTACGCAACCTGACGTTTCCCCCAGCGGACAGGCAATGA
- a CDS encoding SurA N-terminal domain-containing protein yields the protein MREYTVRKTLVFALVICFMTAFGAQAAQINKVAAVVNGQVITMFDLQKNAVPDLMRARVNPNDPAQATAVDAILRKALDGMIMDILVVQEAKRLKVTISPSDVDAEITKIMKGNNLNKQQFEEKLAQQKTSVAELRKNIEKSLIRQRVMAMEVARRVVVTPEEVKAYYDSHKDTMYDRTGLHMALLVYHPNANAAALAAQIKSGAASFEEVTRKYSIAPNKENGGDMGPVEWDKLNPEWEARLSKMKPGEVTDIFELQGRKAQVRLYRPGGGEMKLLTFEQAKPMIDGILRQPKAMERFEDYSNQLRSRAVIDIRM from the coding sequence ATCAGGGAGTATACTGTGAGAAAGACGCTTGTTTTTGCGCTGGTTATCTGTTTCATGACCGCCTTTGGCGCTCAGGCCGCCCAGATTAACAAGGTGGCAGCCGTGGTAAACGGTCAGGTTATCACCATGTTTGACCTGCAAAAAAATGCCGTACCCGATCTTATGCGGGCGCGCGTCAATCCCAACGATCCTGCCCAGGCTACCGCTGTTGACGCCATTTTGCGCAAGGCGCTGGACGGTATGATCATGGATATTCTGGTTGTTCAGGAAGCCAAGCGGCTCAAGGTTACCATCTCTCCTTCCGATGTGGACGCCGAAATTACCAAGATCATGAAGGGAAACAACCTCAACAAGCAGCAGTTTGAGGAAAAGCTGGCCCAGCAGAAAACCAGTGTTGCCGAACTGCGCAAAAATATTGAAAAAAGCCTGATCCGCCAGCGTGTCATGGCCATGGAAGTGGCCCGCCGCGTGGTGGTTACCCCCGAAGAAGTCAAGGCCTATTACGACTCGCACAAGGACACCATGTACGACCGCACTGGTCTGCACATGGCCCTGCTCGTGTACCATCCCAATGCAAACGCTGCTGCCCTTGCGGCGCAGATCAAGTCGGGCGCTGCCTCGTTTGAGGAGGTTACCCGCAAGTATTCCATCGCTCCCAACAAGGAAAACGGCGGCGATATGGGCCCTGTTGAGTGGGACAAGCTCAACCCCGAATGGGAAGCGCGCCTCTCCAAAATGAAGCCCGGGGAAGTGACCGACATCTTTGAACTGCAGGGCCGCAAGGCGCAGGTGCGCCTGTACCGCCCCGGTGGCGGCGAAATGAAGCTGCTCACCTTTGAGCAGGCCAAGCCCATGATTGACGGCATTCTGCGTCAGCCCAAGGCAATGGAACGTTTTGAGGATTATTCCAATCAGCTTCGCAGCAGGGCTGTTATCGACATTCGAATGTAG
- a CDS encoding peptidylprolyl isomerase, which produces MQPLVAPARQIETFAQPSVVRRAARPLCLALVCCCCLLLTACFEARLPDGVVAIVNGEPITLRRLQTLLDSRSPSLGAMRTPSLENMRREYGEALGTLIIYALVRQDLQRLQMAVSPATLEAAFNEVKNDYGGGDGLDKYLTEESLDPAEWRALLLDHLSMLAFEKKVLASGIRISLPELRDYYQTHEDDFQMPETLRVCLISAESRKDVEGFCAVFPGGMSEARKKVQLQCLNVRAGDLPQSWQKAAGALKPGQCATPRQEEGLWRGLALIEKRPPTQMNLAETYPLVENVLREQKMSEAFESWLEKTLAASKIKVAKDIAPDLLAVPPNRDARQGGEGAAAPAAPGGQDDGKALPVPHDEVYEGDIPEGGAGNGTVENQGHAPENGAVKAAPDQSHKRENGSAKRR; this is translated from the coding sequence ATGCAGCCCCTTGTTGCCCCTGCGCGTCAGATTGAAACCTTCGCACAGCCTTCGGTGGTGCGGCGTGCTGCGCGGCCTCTGTGTCTGGCGCTGGTCTGCTGCTGTTGCCTGCTGCTGACCGCCTGTTTCGAAGCCCGCCTGCCCGACGGCGTGGTGGCTATCGTCAACGGCGAACCCATCACACTGCGCAGGCTGCAAACCCTGCTCGACAGCCGTTCGCCCTCGCTGGGGGCCATGCGCACACCCTCGCTGGAAAACATGCGCCGTGAATACGGCGAGGCGCTGGGAACACTCATCATTTACGCTCTGGTGCGGCAAGACCTGCAGCGCCTGCAGATGGCCGTGAGCCCCGCAACGCTTGAAGCCGCCTTTAACGAGGTGAAGAACGACTACGGCGGCGGTGACGGGCTGGACAAGTACCTGACCGAGGAATCGCTTGACCCCGCCGAATGGCGCGCCTTGCTGCTCGACCATCTTTCCATGCTTGCCTTTGAGAAAAAGGTGCTGGCTTCGGGTATACGAATTTCGCTGCCGGAGCTGCGCGACTACTATCAGACCCACGAAGACGATTTTCAGATGCCCGAAACCCTGCGCGTGTGCCTTATTTCGGCAGAATCCCGCAAGGATGTGGAAGGCTTTTGCGCGGTTTTTCCCGGAGGCATGAGCGAAGCGCGCAAAAAAGTGCAGCTTCAGTGCCTGAACGTACGCGCTGGCGATCTGCCCCAAAGCTGGCAAAAGGCTGCAGGGGCCCTCAAGCCCGGCCAGTGCGCCACCCCACGGCAGGAAGAAGGCCTGTGGCGTGGGCTCGCCCTGATTGAAAAGCGTCCGCCCACCCAGATGAATCTGGCAGAAACCTACCCCCTTGTGGAAAACGTTCTGCGCGAGCAGAAAATGTCCGAGGCCTTTGAAAGCTGGCTGGAAAAAACGCTGGCCGCTTCAAAGATCAAGGTTGCCAAAGACATTGCACCAGACCTGCTGGCCGTGCCCCCGAACCGCGATGCGCGGCAGGGCGGCGAGGGGGCAGCCGCACCTGCCGCACCCGGCGGACAGGATGATGGAAAGGCCTTGCCCGTGCCGCACGACGAGGTGTACGAAGGCGATATTCCCGAGGGCGGTGCAGGAAACGGCACGGTTGAAAATCAGGGGCATGCCCCCGAAAACGGGGCCGTAAAAGCAGCCCCCGATCAGTCGCACAAAAGGGAAAACGGTTCCGCAAAAAGACGCTGA